The Belonocnema kinseyi isolate 2016_QV_RU_SX_M_011 chromosome 1, B_treatae_v1, whole genome shotgun sequence genomic interval cttgggaaactttgttaatttcaaataacctctaactggtcttgaacgttaaaattgacctatgacttgggtaggTACCTGAaggtagaattttccgctctatcgattgtagAAGTAAAAAAGGGGgtctccatttaaaaaaaagaaagttgacctttaaaaaaccatgaaggtcaacttcaaggtcaaaatgaaggtcatcactgaattcttcgttaaaatttaGTTCAGGAATTGTTaagttttaactagaaaataatctattttcaactaatagttagccacacaaaataattttcaactacaactatGGAGTTTTCAATTAGattaagttacattttcaatttaaaaaattactttaaaaaactaactttcaacaaaatagttacattttcaaacaaagtgataacttttcaaataatattgtaaatatttaactgaaatagttgaattttaaaccataaagatgaatttttacctgaaattcgGAATGTTTAAAtagcataattgaatttttggtcaaaaagattaattttcaaccaaaaattgaataattacatttttagtcgaaaaatgaatgttcaaccaaagagatgaatctttaactaaaattatggaatattcaagtggaataataactacattttcagtttttaaaaaatcattttaaaaaatgtcaacaaactcGTAAAATTTTGggcaaaatattcttttttctaaaatgaaaaaataaactttcaatcaaatagatcatatttcaaccaaagaaatgatcaACTAAGTAATTTTATTCCTAATCTAAAACATTAATCTGCaactaatatgataaatatttaactgtaatacttgaattgttaaccaaaaagtagaattttgaatcaagaagaaaAACTTGCTACGAAAAAcatatttctataaacaaatcgatttttaaccaaatatggattttcgggtacatttaagaacattcaaatttagagcattatttcttatacaaggggcgatggaaaaaatttgaaaaaattcatgagcatGAGGAAAGCTGTTGTGAaccaattgcagttgagaaatttaaaaaataataaaaattgttgcttaaatgtacaaaaatgtgccactatattatcttcagttccaatacagatattaaagcgactcaaactgcaaactgtaatggataggctctgtatttattttcaatcacccttTCAATCACCCTTCCTTCGACCcctggccaggtgccatccaagcattcagaaccagggacctaagaatggcaccagcggtcggcagtaaaacactTGTCACTTGtttcccaacaaaaaaatgtctaaaaatatcgcgattttcacaaaaaataagacgaaCATATCCTTCTgggtggttgaaaataaatacagagcctatccattacagtttgcagtttgaatcgctttaatatctataTTAGAACTGaatataatatagttgcacaCTTTTGTACTtgtaagcaacaatttttattattttttaaatttctcaactgcaactgatACACAACAGTTCtcatgaatttgttcaaattttcccTATATAGAActttttcagcttttaaattactgtttttttttgttgtgctagcattttttgactgagttgttaagcttcaaatgcagatgcctatagtttttctcgccgatagtagtttaatttctaaataaaatcataaaaacttgaattttgtcgggatcagaagtaaattaccgggttttaaattaaattcccggtctttCCCGGTGAAGTCGCTATTCTGGTTATTCATATTTTGTAGAGAAAAAGCCCTTGACTTCCATTATTCCATTCGTTATGTATTTTTAAtcgcattcataaaaaataacttgTATACGTACGAGAGATGTTGAGATAAACAAGTTGCCTACAGttcttgaatatttgtttaaGGAACTGATCATCAACACTGTTATTGGCTTGAACATTCAGTCTTTGGAGATTATGCAATTGCAAAACGCATCTAAGTTGATTTGAGTCCCTCATCTTCTTAATTAATCCCAAATTCTTTAAGTGCTTCAGTCTGCATAGATCTACGTTTGCCCCTTGTATGCTATCATTCAGAACAAAGGTGTCCAAATTTGTGCATCTTTGAAGAACCTGCAAGTATCGATTAATAAGATCAAAGAGTCTTGTTCTAAatggatattaaaaaaagtatcctCACAGTATTCAAGAGATCGGCATTCTCTAAAGTCCAAAAAGTCTTACACTCCTCCAAAAATATTTCCTCGATTGTTTCAAAGGACAAGCCCATTAAAATCTCTCCCGGAAGCTTGCTACCAGAATTAAGATGTAACATCTTCAGATTCTTCATTCTCGTTATGAGGTTCGAGATACAATCGCTGCTATAATCGTGTCGCTGTAAATTTAAACTGAAGTGTGTGAAATTTTCAGAATGCTGAATCAGGGCTTGGATCATTTGCGAAGTAATAGTACTGCAGATTCTGGAGGAGCCAGAAGTGTGTTTGTATTTCCTCTTCCTTGTGCTGGCCAATTTTCTTGAGGGGTGAATTTGTATCTCATTCAGATAAAGACAACGCAGGTTGGGACACAGCTGGCATATATCATGAATGGAGAGACTTGGTAGGCTGTGATACAATCCCAGTTCGTCGTCTTTTGCATCGCGAATGGTCGTGTTTAAGTCGATTGTCTTTACATATTTATGGCAGCGTTTTAAGACCTCTTTGAACATTGTTCTATCGATgcatttcacttttttttctGGCCAGCCCCAAGTTTCAGGAGAAAAGTCCAGTTTCTCAAACAGGTACCAGGAGTTGCGACTTATGTCTCGGAACCTTTTGCACACTGAGAAGAATTAAAGTAAGAATAATAatggtatttaaattttattaaagaatttattattattgtccgTGAAAGGGGCCGTATTAGTGATAGAGTGGGTGGACTTTTAATGTTCTCTTCATGTTCACTTGACAGTATCAACACAGGTATAACATTGCGCGCAATTATACAGCATTTCGTTTgttgatttttgtacaaaataaatcaactttacaTAACAACCTTACATTACATAAATCGAATTTAAAACCAATAAGCCTGTGCACATGGCCTTTTGGAGACATGTCGGCTAAGTGTAATTTttccgaaagtattgtgaaaaatatgacttatgtggtatgtctGGGTTCAGAAAAGAATAAGCTATGCATATGagttatcaaaagtgaaataatgtttgttatattaaaaatacgaatGGTCAAAGTTATCTTACTTTTGAAGGCCAATTTCTCGGCTTGTAATGATTGTGTCGAAAATTGTATATCGCAGAAACTTagataaagtctttctgaaaagattagcgtgtatgaaagaattattgcttttaaataaatgctaaaaacatgcataaacgaaaagcatttttgggttaaatttaaagcaattaaCTACATATTCTAGCGGCCAAATGCTAGAGAGAGCGttaggcacgcccacgctgttgtCCTCAATGCAATGCATACCCTTTATCTCACCCCGGAAAGTTGTTGGGGCCGTAAGGTCACTATACCTACGCAAACTGGAATTCACATCTGGCACCATTCTCAAGAAAACTTTCTtggattcatttctgaattttctttttggcaccaatgaaattaacgaaattttaaagtcccaaaaaatatgctaaaaatactactctgacgctcaacggatttgggcgtttcttaaaattttgattcgaatgatatatacttttaggagtcacttttcgcatgaaaaattgaatgtaataattcTTCCAGATTAGGGTAACTTTGAACaagcctatttttgatataataaacattatttcacttttgataacacATATACATAGTTCGTTATTTCCCGAATCTAGGCATACCacttaagtcatatttttcacaatactttcgtAGAAATTACGCCTGAACGACATGTCTCAAAAAGCATAACAATCCAATCTAAGCATAAcacatcatttataattgtgaacaatgctttcatataaaatagtaGTAAGAAGTGAGAGtaaagtttaacattttgaaaaggcTCCATATGAATTATCGTCTGGTCGAAGTATATCATggaaatagtttcgaaatatactgaaatattgctttagaaattttaacactttcaaaaaataatatttgaaaaatttctttttattgcgTTCCTTGCTTTCGCAAGCTTAGAGATTCACaactttctttgagaattatttctcCGGGTATTTTGTAAGTTGCTACAGCATCAATCAATTTGGACTTGGCTTAAATTGAGATTGactccataaaattattaaaaccctgggaaatccgttgaaattgtGCACATGCTTTGAaaatgaaatggaatatttagaaatattataaaatattgaaattatattttacgactgcaaggaaaatgtattgaagtacattgatatttgttaaatccctcaaaatctaaGTAAAAATCTGGTGAAAATATCTTTGAAGtatataaaatatccgaaaatcttgaaaatttcttcaaattattgtaatcccTTTCAAAGT includes:
- the LOC117167214 gene encoding F-box/LRR-repeat protein 4-like isoform X1 produces the protein MFKEVLKRCHKYVKTIDLNTTIRDAKDDELGLYHSLPSLSIHDICQLCPNLRCLYLNEIQIHPSRKLASTRKRKYKHTSGSSRICSTITSQMIQALIQHSENFTHFSLNLQRHDYSSDCISNLITRMKNLKMLHLNSGSKLPGEILMGLSFETIEEIFLEECKTFWTLENADLLNTVLQRCTNLDTFVLNDSIQGANVDLCRLKHLKNLGLIKKMRDSNQLRCVLQLHNLQRLNVQANNSVDDQFLKQIFKNCRQLVYLNISRCFHLSDGGMTDIGKLTKLEYLIMSYTKLSSRYLRGVSVNLKVLDCSNCKRVSDYGLHALIQRTVHLKMLILQMCPKVTGLLVRAINHNIQLRDTKNENYPLLIISNEGTMLDDWRISHRVKIVKKIVRKFTYGTDFKDVYFHTENDYLPISYDSVID
- the LOC117167214 gene encoding uncharacterized protein LOC117167214 isoform X2; amino-acid sequence: MFKEVLKRCHKYVKTIDLNTTIRDAKDDELGLYHSLPSLSIHDICQLCPNLRCLYLNEIQIHPSRKLASTRKRKYKHTSGSSRICSTITSQMIQALIQHSENFTHFSLNLQRHDYSSDCISNLITRMKNLKMLHLNSGSKLPGEILMGLSFETIEEIFLEECKTFWTLENADLLNTVLQRCTNLDTFVLNDSIQGANVDLCRLKHLKNLGLIKKMRDSNQLRCVLQLHNLQRLNVQANNSVDDQFLKQIFKNCRQLVYLNISRLPELNESFVLESSLPNRKCLH